One Methanosphaera cuniculi DNA window includes the following coding sequences:
- a CDS encoding Ig-like domain-containing protein, which yields MKEPKIIKPLDVRVFGNVMTHKTSKEGFINYYSDVTYKGKSEIKSLEKNVFTLTPLGRETYMTAEITNPSGGNQDIKVDLDTTVAIVCNLTTKDDNGNFVPVVNHQVYIAVDTIITDQQLTNENGRVTFNYICSTSGKHHIKFYTRFEDGYRGTEKSVYVSGFYKTVLTLDEKETRTSHTQPVNIKATLKTVDGNPIRNAKFHLYENNNEIKECYDNEIYKTDATGSFTFPFQERKNFNANVNFTDINFPDKVIQHQTTEITGKLIETNTGNPAKNQLISLYLDYNTPPISETRTGSGDDDAGTFTIPFTIYDNSTHIMFITNNRDSNSITSTGKLQYGTDVKKYSFQAVPVPTVEIVPSVNNIIPGQPLEVSVTVADEDASFKDDKVIWYYSLDNENDWKVLFEASESTLNSDNVAKTKFTYTKKCENFYLKCTYQGNQNYGQNDSNILNIHYLPENVNVNLKFDSNQFTTETETKIFATFTDSANNPIPKYDIKFYEYPREGGIYNMSMYDTRYLGVAKTDSKGVATILYTPRARGNWDIKAVYELSINTQKFDSTSTQKSIFVDKRTRKMNLNIPYANNEGDDVKIEITVTDRDTDEPIANDTVTVVYQQNTSNATKITQTLTTNSNGIASLTIPKLSIGTYTVTASLPSIERYYALNQQKSFKVSKKEIPTFSFSNIRCMKGETIATEIKAPSDYTGKIELKNTTTGKVFANYTFTSDDQGTAIVTTTVTEEVGEYSYILVYEGNEKYMAGSTTTTSQLLQIYGSFTIDCKNADSSKLIEAKRLTNLVLYGYITNIYNQPYTGTIECRIRDEFYGTFNVSEGYFGKDKNNTIMEGTNINIDSAMIQDGKNDLLLICKDSLTGTITESKYTLNVTKQDSISLWVAEKASVVGEDNEFKCYYPLNATGKIVFYETDKNGTHVNETPIATLNAIDGTQPANTTQKSIKKSLDYFGGRSGGEYYYTAKLIDDPGYVNFESQPAKYSYHTKATIAPGSTDVRAKENDPLILSVTVKDTLNKAFTGVLYYEIDYNGSITEGSINITNGQGSYNIPTSYRQYIIGNNTNITKLTWKYISTASGLTDTQLEKINTDVETRMYNQPSKLAGYFVNSSSNFNDAQFKETVQSTNHTDLFTFYSSLTSESNSSYKTVYEYKNTKQFRIHAVISVFPNSTDITDSGGPSSSRLTLVKNAITKVLTDYPDTAGICIDYCRYRSGQNVDTNKINKITGVIRELTNLIKQLEIMNGRSYIITSTVSPEIYTTNEAWKCNAYNQSYKEFSLCCDFVMPMLYSYDYISNYDGTTFYQMLDKFKKMITMSGKTTSKNNMIGILQTYHGDNHPGTKTAVKELIYNTMAMYMLAENGYLYFRSGLTNGIYSTPSQVYRYTSNTGAGANNKVERDVLIKLDSTSTTFSKNDINTEGLKFSILDTYGGYVTGGTATVYIDGISCELLNPASPNAKTSLPIVDTKPMIFKIKDITSITTGQHTLKIGYNGNKAKGINGGSMTTTVTFTT from the coding sequence ATGAAAGAACCAAAAATAATAAAACCCCTTGATGTAAGAGTATTTGGAAATGTTATGACTCATAAAACATCAAAAGAGGGATTTATAAACTATTATTCAGATGTAACCTATAAAGGAAAATCTGAAATAAAATCACTTGAAAAAAATGTATTCACACTCACACCATTAGGTCGTGAAACTTACATGACTGCTGAAATAACAAATCCAAGTGGTGGAAATCAAGATATAAAAGTAGACCTTGACACAACAGTAGCTATAGTTTGTAATCTAACAACAAAAGATGATAATGGTAATTTTGTTCCTGTTGTAAATCACCAGGTTTATATTGCTGTAGATACTATTATCACAGATCAACAGCTAACAAATGAAAATGGAAGAGTAACTTTCAACTATATTTGTAGCACTTCCGGAAAACATCATATTAAATTTTATACCCGTTTTGAAGATGGATATAGAGGAACTGAAAAAAGTGTTTACGTGTCAGGATTTTATAAAACTGTGTTAACTCTTGATGAAAAAGAAACAAGAACAAGCCATACACAACCTGTAAACATAAAAGCAACATTAAAAACAGTTGATGGGAATCCTATACGAAATGCTAAGTTTCATTTGTACGAAAATAATAATGAAATTAAAGAATGTTATGATAATGAAATTTATAAAACTGATGCTACAGGTTCGTTTACATTTCCATTTCAAGAACGAAAAAACTTTAATGCTAATGTGAATTTTACTGATATTAATTTTCCGGATAAAGTTATTCAACATCAAACAACTGAAATCACAGGAAAACTTATAGAAACAAATACAGGAAATCCTGCTAAAAATCAATTAATATCATTATACCTTGATTATAATACTCCTCCCATATCAGAGACAAGAACAGGATCAGGTGATGATGACGCCGGTACATTTACAATTCCTTTTACAATTTATGATAATTCTACACATATTATGTTCATTACCAATAATCGTGATTCAAATTCAATAACATCAACAGGAAAATTACAATATGGAACAGATGTAAAAAAATATTCATTCCAAGCAGTACCTGTACCAACTGTTGAAATTGTACCGTCAGTTAACAATATTATACCAGGACAACCTTTAGAAGTTAGTGTAACAGTCGCAGATGAAGATGCAAGTTTTAAAGATGATAAAGTAATATGGTATTATTCACTTGATAATGAAAATGATTGGAAAGTGCTTTTCGAAGCATCAGAATCAACACTTAACTCTGATAATGTAGCTAAAACAAAATTCACATATACTAAAAAATGTGAAAATTTTTACCTTAAATGTACATATCAAGGAAACCAAAATTATGGGCAGAATGATAGTAATATTCTTAATATTCACTACCTCCCTGAAAATGTAAATGTGAATCTTAAATTTGATAGCAATCAATTCACCACGGAAACAGAAACTAAAATTTTCGCAACATTCACTGACAGTGCAAACAATCCAATACCTAAGTATGATATAAAATTTTATGAATATCCACGTGAGGGTGGAATATATAATATGTCAATGTATGATACACGATATCTAGGAGTTGCTAAGACTGATTCAAAAGGAGTAGCAACAATACTATACACTCCACGTGCTAGAGGAAATTGGGATATAAAAGCAGTGTATGAACTCAGTATCAACACACAGAAATTTGATTCAACAAGTACCCAAAAAAGTATTTTTGTTGATAAAAGAACAAGAAAAATGAACCTAAATATACCTTATGCAAATAATGAGGGTGATGATGTAAAAATTGAAATTACAGTCACTGATAGAGACACAGATGAACCTATAGCAAATGATACAGTAACTGTAGTATATCAACAAAATACAAGTAATGCAACAAAGATAACACAAACACTCACAACAAATAGTAATGGTATTGCTTCACTAACAATTCCAAAACTAAGTATTGGAACATATACTGTTACTGCTTCACTTCCTAGTATTGAACGTTATTATGCTCTTAACCAACAAAAAAGTTTTAAGGTAAGTAAAAAAGAAATTCCAACATTTTCATTTTCAAATATAAGATGTATGAAAGGAGAAACAATAGCGACTGAAATAAAAGCACCAAGTGATTATACTGGAAAAATAGAACTTAAAAATACAACAACAGGTAAAGTATTCGCTAACTATACATTTACATCTGATGATCAAGGAACCGCAATAGTAACAACAACAGTAACTGAAGAAGTAGGAGAATACTCATATATTCTTGTTTATGAGGGTAATGAAAAATATATGGCTGGAAGCACAACAACAACATCACAACTACTTCAAATTTACGGAAGTTTCACAATAGATTGTAAAAATGCAGACAGTAGTAAATTAATTGAAGCAAAAAGACTTACAAACCTTGTACTTTACGGTTATATTACAAATATATATAATCAACCTTACACAGGAACAATCGAATGTCGTATAAGAGATGAATTCTATGGAACTTTCAATGTATCAGAGGGTTATTTTGGAAAAGATAAAAATAATACAATCATGGAAGGAACAAATATCAATATTGATAGTGCTATGATTCAAGACGGTAAAAATGATTTACTACTCATATGTAAAGACTCTTTGACAGGGACAATAACAGAATCAAAATACACATTAAATGTAACAAAACAAGACTCCATATCATTATGGGTAGCAGAAAAAGCAAGTGTAGTAGGTGAAGACAATGAATTTAAATGCTATTATCCTTTGAACGCAACTGGAAAAATTGTATTTTATGAAACGGATAAAAATGGAACTCATGTGAACGAAACACCTATCGCAACACTTAATGCTATTGATGGAACACAACCTGCGAATACAACCCAAAAATCAATCAAAAAAAGTCTAGACTATTTTGGAGGTAGATCTGGTGGAGAGTATTATTATACTGCAAAGCTTATTGACGACCCTGGATATGTAAACTTTGAATCACAACCTGCTAAATATTCATATCATACTAAAGCAACAATAGCTCCTGGAAGTACTGATGTAAGAGCAAAAGAAAATGATCCTTTAATATTAAGTGTAACTGTTAAAGATACATTAAATAAAGCATTTACAGGAGTATTGTATTATGAAATTGACTACAATGGATCTATAACTGAGGGAAGTATCAATATAACAAATGGACAAGGGAGTTATAACATACCAACAAGTTATAGACAATATATCATTGGTAATAATACAAATATAACTAAGCTTACATGGAAGTATATTTCTACAGCAAGTGGATTAACTGATACTCAATTAGAAAAAATAAATACTGATGTAGAAACAAGAATGTACAATCAACCAAGTAAATTAGCAGGATACTTCGTAAACAGTAGCAGTAATTTTAATGATGCTCAGTTTAAAGAAACTGTTCAAAGTACAAACCATACTGACTTATTCACATTCTATTCAAGTTTAACAAGTGAGTCAAATTCAAGCTATAAAACAGTATATGAGTATAAAAATACAAAACAATTTAGAATACATGCTGTAATATCAGTATTTCCAAATAGTACAGATATTACAGATAGTGGTGGTCCTAGTAGTTCACGTCTGACACTTGTAAAAAATGCTATTACAAAAGTATTAACTGATTATCCTGATACTGCAGGTATATGTATAGATTATTGTAGATACCGTAGCGGACAAAATGTTGATACAAATAAGATTAATAAAATAACAGGAGTTATCAGAGAATTAACAAATCTTATTAAACAACTTGAAATCATGAATGGAAGAAGCTATATTATAACAAGCACTGTTTCTCCTGAAATTTATACAACTAATGAGGCTTGGAAATGTAATGCATACAATCAGAGTTATAAGGAATTTTCTCTTTGTTGTGATTTTGTAATGCCTATGCTTTACTCTTATGATTACATTTCAAATTATGATGGAACTACATTTTATCAAATGCTAGATAAATTTAAGAAAATGATTACGATGTCAGGAAAAACAACATCAAAAAATAATATGATAGGTATACTTCAAACATATCATGGAGACAATCACCCTGGAACAAAAACAGCAGTAAAAGAATTAATCTATAATACAATGGCAATGTATATGCTTGCAGAAAATGGTTATTTATATTTCCGAAGTGGATTAACAAATGGCATCTATTCAACTCCGAGTCAAGTATATCGTTATACATCAAATACAGGTGCAGGAGCAAATAACAAGGTTGAGCGTGATGTCCTTATAAAACTTGATTCAACAAGCACAACATTTAGCAAAAATGATATTAATACGGAAGGATTAAAATTTAGTATTCTTGACACATATGGAGGATATGTAACCGGAGGAACTGCAACAGTATATATTGACGGAATAAGTTGTGAACTTCTAAATCCTGCCTCACCGAATGCAAAAACAAGCCTACCTATTGTAGATACTAAACCGATGATTTTTAAAATCAAAGATATCACTTCAATCACTACTGGACAACATACTTTGAAAATTGGTTATAATGGAAATAAAGCAAAAGGAATTAATGGTGGATCAATGACAACAACAGTTACATTCACAACTTAA
- a CDS encoding phage tail family protein encodes MTTKTVYPIEVDHTYTAKQHFDIKKYHLKKWGGFDTMKKPDGKITCGTGNYPKIGSKNDSFNKPAPVYVNFGSLNLPNGSKLGTVKLHMNQNTICTKSDKKSSNYPSFGAPTIKSYNKEIENNQVKAEVVTGIAPTADNKEVILEFRNLTAHDVNVSDFGFLIIYPANTSQNQGQLTIGNIYLELETDAVDIDYTVKANPETVDIGQKFELELHVEQRDMATYTPVFELNFNNVLRFDKKISGDGTFKNIGTDKEPQYQWTSTLTQKQATIKLQFTAIKTGTYEISMIDALTNNAYTINLPILQKELSCKSTCRLAETPNIKRIKQDERAIYQLSTKTRNSLLDVLPITLHFPLCAEFENIKELEEENNFKWTADKTEKKVTMNADIVNLESLYTIALRFNDSGVYPIQAEYNGKIVDTCYVTVLPKNYTKMAYTKLEVTDEDILEALSTNLDYTAISHAKYIYTDDDEDGLLPELGEYQVRFGVYNLNDDVSEEEFLANTEWSQSRETNVLDEYRVNFHYFNKYPLYFVWTIDYIESPFYEKIKVEFSEPELYETKNNTSYNQEPALYPKPVINHILSSGEQAVVELPSKKSTNIVRCHNFNEQVVFSNEKNVVCQGMQVEWEYETNQQVEMIIEVKANTYETGTFKGLRSITLPAPKTGETVSSGIEAIGGKWDLYGLSPHYFRSDTLNYLWVDIHLNNPNNVDATVKLSNIKLKLFLMDFQEQEYSFEVDGERAEDYGIFFKKMTWDWGTQNEVNYYQTSGTDITTAYRSNINKKDLELEFDVGNCDLHESGVLLEKVTKLFTNKRTLFNKPIPKRIIFDHLPEYEFWFVREDALEVEEEYGAYTVKCKLVIPEGTARNRAVSITGTTGANTGVARVSPTIEGIANNNGIITITESNSKQSMTLKTDDIKIGDSFTIDCMNRKAYLSPNGTNTLKDITNSILWNSNWFIIEDEYTFKSPDSNITMIRFQERK; translated from the coding sequence ATGACTACAAAAACAGTATATCCAATAGAAGTGGATCACACTTACACAGCAAAACAACATTTTGATATTAAAAAATATCACCTTAAAAAATGGGGTGGATTTGACACAATGAAAAAACCTGATGGTAAAATTACATGTGGAACAGGAAACTATCCTAAAATTGGAAGTAAAAATGATTCATTTAATAAACCTGCCCCAGTATATGTTAATTTTGGTTCGTTAAACCTACCAAATGGTTCAAAACTTGGAACTGTAAAACTTCACATGAATCAAAATACAATATGTACTAAATCAGACAAAAAGTCAAGTAATTACCCAAGTTTTGGAGCACCAACAATCAAAAGTTATAATAAAGAAATAGAAAATAACCAAGTAAAAGCAGAAGTAGTAACAGGAATAGCACCAACAGCAGATAATAAAGAAGTAATTTTAGAATTTAGAAATTTAACAGCTCATGATGTGAACGTGTCTGATTTTGGTTTTCTAATAATATATCCTGCAAACACTAGCCAAAATCAAGGTCAACTAACTATAGGGAATATTTATCTAGAACTTGAAACAGATGCAGTAGATATTGATTACACGGTAAAAGCAAATCCTGAAACAGTTGATATAGGACAAAAATTTGAATTAGAATTACATGTAGAACAAAGAGATATGGCAACATATACACCCGTATTTGAATTAAATTTTAACAATGTGTTACGATTTGATAAAAAAATAAGTGGTGATGGAACATTCAAAAATATTGGAACTGATAAAGAACCGCAATATCAATGGACTTCTACACTCACACAAAAACAAGCAACGATAAAACTTCAATTCACTGCAATTAAAACAGGAACATATGAAATTTCAATGATTGATGCACTGACAAATAATGCATATACAATAAATCTACCCATACTTCAAAAAGAATTATCTTGTAAATCTACATGTCGACTAGCAGAAACACCTAACATTAAAAGAATAAAACAAGATGAACGAGCAATTTACCAATTATCAACAAAAACAAGAAATTCACTTCTTGATGTATTACCGATTACACTTCATTTTCCATTATGTGCTGAATTTGAAAATATAAAAGAATTAGAAGAAGAAAACAATTTCAAATGGACTGCAGATAAAACAGAAAAAAAAGTCACAATGAATGCTGATATCGTCAACCTTGAATCACTTTACACAATTGCTCTAAGATTTAATGATTCAGGTGTTTATCCTATTCAAGCTGAGTATAATGGGAAAATTGTAGATACATGTTATGTAACTGTGTTACCAAAAAATTATACAAAAATGGCATATACAAAACTTGAAGTAACAGATGAAGATATATTAGAAGCATTAAGTACTAATCTTGACTATACAGCTATTAGCCATGCAAAATATATTTATACAGATGATGATGAAGATGGACTACTTCCTGAACTGGGAGAATATCAGGTAAGATTTGGAGTTTATAACCTTAATGATGATGTATCAGAGGAAGAATTTTTAGCGAATACTGAATGGTCACAAAGTAGAGAAACGAATGTGCTTGATGAATACAGAGTAAACTTTCATTATTTTAACAAATATCCTCTTTATTTTGTATGGACTATTGACTACATAGAAAGTCCTTTTTATGAAAAGATTAAAGTAGAATTTAGTGAACCTGAACTTTATGAAACAAAAAATAATACTTCATACAATCAAGAACCAGCACTTTATCCTAAACCTGTGATAAATCACATATTATCATCAGGAGAACAAGCAGTAGTAGAATTACCATCAAAAAAAAGTACAAACATAGTAAGATGCCATAACTTTAACGAACAAGTAGTATTTAGCAATGAAAAAAATGTTGTTTGTCAAGGAATGCAGGTAGAATGGGAATATGAAACAAATCAACAGGTAGAAATGATAATTGAAGTAAAAGCAAACACTTATGAAACAGGAACATTCAAAGGACTTCGAAGTATCACACTACCAGCTCCAAAAACAGGTGAAACAGTATCATCAGGAATAGAAGCAATAGGTGGAAAATGGGATTTATATGGACTCAGTCCTCATTACTTCCGAAGTGATACATTAAATTATCTTTGGGTTGATATTCACTTGAATAATCCTAATAATGTGGATGCAACAGTTAAACTTAGTAACATAAAATTAAAACTTTTCTTGATGGATTTCCAGGAGCAAGAATATAGTTTTGAAGTTGATGGTGAAAGAGCAGAAGACTATGGAATATTTTTTAAAAAAATGACTTGGGATTGGGGAACACAAAATGAAGTCAATTATTATCAAACAAGCGGAACTGATATTACAACAGCATATCGAAGCAATATCAATAAAAAAGACCTTGAATTAGAATTTGATGTTGGAAATTGTGACCTCCATGAAAGCGGAGTATTGCTTGAAAAGGTAACAAAATTATTCACAAACAAAAGAACATTATTTAACAAGCCAATACCCAAACGAATAATATTTGACCACTTACCAGAGTATGAATTTTGGTTTGTAAGAGAAGATGCACTAGAAGTTGAAGAAGAATATGGAGCATACACAGTCAAATGTAAACTAGTGATACCTGAAGGAACAGCAAGAAATAGAGCAGTAAGTATAACAGGAACAACAGGAGCAAACACCGGAGTAGCAAGAGTAAGTCCTACAATAGAGGGTATAGCAAATAATAACGGAATCATTACAATAACAGAATCGAATAGTAAACAATCAATGACACTTAAAACAGATGATATTAAAATTGGAGACTCATTTACGATTGATTGTATGAATCGTAAAGCATACCTTTCACCAAATGGAACAAACACACTAAAAGACATAACAAACTCCATATTATGGAATAGTAACTGGTTTATCATTGAAGATGAATACACATTTAAATCACCAGATAGTAATATTACCATGATACGATTCCAAGAAAGAAAATAA
- a CDS encoding peptidoglycan-binding protein, protein MLDCKTINLKKGSTGTKVKELQIILQKKGYYDGVIDAIYGDLTVQAVKLLQREQGNSPDGWFGTKTCSKINQNTTLETPQGNTNASGQKFMKDEIIKAGKVFRQHIKNNNNYPNYLEMKNSNGKTYQVSRALYMGIFEGMNMFSIKKGRLPNYVVANSTANNPLCIDYQNNGYNCGPTSLSMCIQMYGEYISESTLANVCGTTRNGTSPASLNSGAKKIWIQIIRNST, encoded by the coding sequence ATGTTAGATTGTAAAACAATAAACCTAAAAAAAGGATCAACAGGAACAAAAGTAAAAGAACTACAAATAATACTCCAAAAAAAAGGATACTATGATGGAGTAATAGATGCGATTTATGGTGATCTTACAGTACAAGCAGTAAAACTCTTACAAAGAGAACAAGGTAACTCTCCTGACGGCTGGTTCGGAACAAAAACATGCAGTAAAATAAATCAAAATACAACTCTAGAAACACCACAAGGAAATACAAATGCTAGTGGTCAAAAGTTTATGAAAGACGAAATTATTAAAGCTGGGAAAGTATTTAGGCAACATATAAAGAATAATAATAATTATCCAAATTATCTTGAAATGAAAAATAGTAATGGAAAAACATATCAAGTTAGTAGAGCATTATACATGGGAATATTCGAAGGAATGAATATGTTCTCAATCAAAAAAGGAAGACTTCCTAATTACGTTGTTGCAAATAGTACTGCTAATAATCCTCTTTGTATTGATTACCAGAATAATGGATATAATTGTGGTCCTACAAGTCTTTCAATGTGTATACAGATGTACGGAGAATATATCAGTGAGTCAACTCTTGCAAATGTATGTGGAACAACCCGTAATGGAACAAGTCCTGCAAGTTTGAATTCAGGAGCTAAAAAAATATGGATACAAATTATCAGAAATTCCACGTAA
- a CDS encoding cysteine peptidase family C39 domain-containing protein, with the protein MNSVRNSLAKCRPVLMHIHTSYSGGRSCLGYRGAYGHYIMCYGTKGNNYLLADPTKGFKTCSSSSIDNARSSDFMKYYSVEII; encoded by the coding sequence ATGAATAGTGTAAGAAATAGTTTAGCTAAATGTCGACCTGTATTGATGCATATTCATACATCATATAGTGGAGGGCGAAGTTGTCTAGGATATCGAGGAGCTTACGGTCATTATATAATGTGTTACGGTACAAAAGGAAATAATTATCTTCTTGCAGATCCTACAAAAGGATTTAAAACTTGTAGCTCATCAAGTATAGATAATGCACGAAGTAGTGACTTTATGAAGTACTATAGTGTGGAAATAATATAA
- a CDS encoding histone family protein: MTEIPIAPVMRMIKNTSNVRVSKDAGIELTKILESIGTEISKDAVMLAKHAGRKTVKSLDILLAYENY; the protein is encoded by the coding sequence ATGACGGAAATACCAATAGCACCAGTCATGAGGATGATAAAAAACACAAGTAATGTAAGAGTAAGTAAAGATGCTGGAATAGAGTTAACAAAAATTTTAGAAAGTATTGGCACAGAAATATCAAAAGATGCTGTTATGCTTGCTAAGCATGCTGGTCGTAAGACTGTGAAATCATTGGATATCCTTCTTGCATATGAAAATTATTAA
- a CDS encoding peptidoglycan-binding protein: protein MLNCKTINLKKGSKGAEVKELQTILQNKGYYDGKIDGDYGDITVQAVKLLQRKQGNDPDGNFGPKTCSKLDQKTGTTPTGNINASNQKFLKDEIIRAGKVFRQHIKNNNNYPNYIEMKNSSGKTYQVSKALYMGLFEGMNMFAIKNGRLPNFVVASSTANNPLCIDYQNNGVNCGPTSLSMCIQMYGEYISEPILARACDTGSNGTGPSELKMGAKKYGYKLVEIPRNINAVKESLAKCRPVIMHIHTSYSGGRSCLGYRGAYGHYIMCYGTNGNYYKLADPTKGFKTCSSTSIDNARSGEFMKYYSVCIV from the coding sequence ATGCTAAATTGTAAAACAATAAACCTAAAAAAAGGCTCAAAAGGAGCAGAAGTAAAAGAATTACAAACAATACTCCAAAACAAAGGATACTATGACGGAAAAATCGACGGAGACTATGGAGACATAACAGTACAAGCAGTAAAACTCCTCCAAAGAAAACAAGGAAACGACCCAGATGGAAACTTTGGACCTAAAACATGTAGTAAATTAGATCAAAAAACAGGAACAACACCAACAGGAAATATAAATGCAAGTAACCAAAAATTTCTAAAAGATGAAATCATTAGAGCCGGAAAAGTATTCAGACAACATATCAAAAACAATAATAACTATCCTAACTATATTGAAATGAAAAATAGTAGTGGAAAAACATATCAGGTCAGTAAAGCACTGTATATGGGCTTATTTGAAGGAATGAATATGTTCGCAATCAAAAATGGAAGACTACCTAACTTTGTAGTAGCAAGTAGTACTGCTAATAATCCTCTCTGTATAGATTATCAAAACAACGGAGTTAATTGCGGTCCTACAAGTCTTTCAATGTGTATACAGATGTACGGAGAATATATAAGTGAGCCTATTCTTGCTCGTGCTTGTGATACAGGATCAAATGGAACAGGACCTTCTGAATTAAAAATGGGGGCTAAAAAATATGGGTATAAACTTGTTGAAATTCCTAGAAATATTAATGCAGTAAAAGAAAGTCTTGCTAAGTGTAGACCAGTAATAATGCACATACACACATCTTACAGTGGGGGACGTTCTTGTCTTGGGTATAGAGGAGCTTATGGTCATTATATAATGTGTTATGGTACAAATGGTAATTATTATAAACTTGCAGATCCGACTAAAGGTTTCAAGACTTGCAGTAGTACTAGTATTGATAATGCTCGGAGTGGTGAGTTTATGAAGTATTATTCGGTTTGTATTGTATAG